In Niallia sp. FSL W8-0635, one genomic interval encodes:
- the rplT gene encoding 50S ribosomal protein L20: MPRVKGGTVTRKRRKKVLKLAKGYYGSKHTLYKVANQQVMKSLMYAYRDRRQKKRDFRKLWITRINAAARINGLSYSRLMHGLKLAGIEVNRKMLAELAVSDEKAFAELATVAKQNLK; encoded by the coding sequence ATGCCACGTGTTAAAGGCGGTACAGTTACACGCAAACGTCGTAAAAAAGTTCTTAAATTAGCTAAAGGTTATTATGGTTCAAAACATACATTATACAAGGTAGCAAACCAACAAGTAATGAAATCATTAATGTATGCATACAGAGATCGTCGTCAAAAGAAACGTGATTTCCGTAAATTATGGATTACTCGTATCAACGCAGCTGCTCGCATCAACGGTCTTTCTTATAGCCGTTTAATGCACGGATTGAAGTTAGCTGGTATCGAAGTAAACCGCAAAATGCTTGCTGAACTTGCTGTAAGTGATGAAAAAGCATTTGCTGAATTAGCAACTGTTGCTAAACAAAACTTAAAATAA
- a CDS encoding sigma-w pathway protein ysdB produces MKWLLLFVLLAFLIYGLFRLLSFLTNPQRRLKFAQKRGTFYLFDKKDNIRMNLLLTYKGHLLEGEKYAASKEVDRILLLPSNPYDTKMSKQDKAYIEQSLLSIYPKATIDWTRFNKTE; encoded by the coding sequence ATGAAATGGCTTTTGTTATTTGTTCTGCTCGCTTTTCTTATTTATGGTTTGTTTCGACTCCTTTCTTTCTTAACAAATCCACAGCGACGATTAAAATTCGCGCAAAAGCGTGGAACATTTTATTTGTTTGATAAAAAGGATAATATTAGAATGAACCTATTATTAACATATAAAGGACATTTGCTTGAAGGGGAAAAATATGCAGCATCAAAAGAGGTTGATCGCATCTTATTACTCCCAAGTAATCCTTATGATACAAAGATGTCAAAACAAGACAAAGCCTATATAGAACAGTCACTTTTGTCTATATATCCAAAGGCAACTATCGATTGGACACGATTTAATAAGACAGAATAA
- a CDS encoding M42 family metallopeptidase: MAKLDETLTMLKDLTDAKGIPGNEREPREVMKKYITEYADEVLTDNLGSLIAKKVGQENGPKIMVAGHLDEVGFMVTRIDDKGFLYFQTVGGWWSQVMLAQRVTIVTSKGEITGITGSKPPHVLSPEARKKPIDLKDIFIDIGASSKEEAMEWGVKPGDMIVPYFEFTVMNNEKMLLAKAWDNRIGCAIAIDVLKNLKDSNHPNIVYGVGTVQEEVGLRGAKTAANLIEPDIGFGVDVGIAGDTPGVTEKEALSKMGKGPQIILYDASMVSHKGLRDLVTDTADELNIPYQYDSVPGGGTDSGSIHLTHKGVPTLSITIATRYIHSHAAMLHRDDYENAVKLIVEVIKRLDRETVDALTFA; encoded by the coding sequence ATGGCGAAATTAGATGAAACATTGACGATGCTAAAAGATCTTACTGATGCAAAAGGCATCCCTGGAAATGAAAGAGAACCAAGAGAAGTAATGAAAAAGTACATAACAGAATATGCGGACGAAGTTTTAACGGATAATTTAGGAAGCTTAATCGCTAAGAAGGTTGGACAGGAAAATGGTCCAAAAATAATGGTTGCAGGTCATCTTGATGAAGTTGGTTTTATGGTAACTCGTATCGATGATAAAGGTTTTCTATATTTCCAAACAGTAGGTGGCTGGTGGTCCCAAGTAATGCTGGCACAAAGAGTAACGATTGTTACTAGTAAAGGTGAAATTACTGGGATTACAGGATCTAAACCACCACATGTATTAAGCCCAGAAGCAAGAAAAAAACCAATTGATTTGAAGGATATCTTTATTGATATAGGTGCATCCTCTAAAGAAGAAGCAATGGAATGGGGAGTAAAGCCAGGAGATATGATAGTTCCGTATTTCGAATTCACGGTTATGAATAATGAGAAAATGCTACTCGCAAAAGCATGGGATAACCGTATTGGCTGTGCTATTGCAATTGATGTTTTAAAGAATTTAAAAGATAGTAATCATCCTAATATTGTGTATGGTGTTGGAACAGTTCAAGAAGAGGTTGGTCTTCGTGGAGCGAAAACAGCAGCGAACTTAATTGAGCCGGATATTGGTTTCGGAGTAGATGTTGGTATTGCTGGTGATACACCAGGAGTAACGGAAAAAGAAGCATTAAGTAAAATGGGTAAGGGCCCACAAATTATTTTGTATGATGCTTCAATGGTTTCACATAAAGGTTTGCGTGACCTTGTTACGGATACAGCAGATGAGTTAAACATCCCTTATCAATATGATAGTGTGCCAGGTGGCGGTACAGACTCAGGCTCTATTCATTTAACACATAAGGGAGTACCAACTTTATCTATCACAATTGCAACTCGATATATTCATTCACATGCTGCAATGCTTCATCGTGATGATTATGAAAATGCGGTAAAACTTATCGTTGAAGTTATTAAGAGATTAGACCGCGAAACAGTTGATGCATTAACATTTGCATAA
- a CDS encoding AI-2E family transporter, whose product MTKKKFHYWLLQILIIAAIIYLCTKITFLFKPIAVLFSTLFVPIIITGFLYFLLNPIVKFLQKYKIPKTIAIIILYLAVIGIIILAIGSVVPMISKQVSELFSNIPKYADDAVHYFQYLNDTKQYKWIMNQEYVKIEDITENLKAYAQTIPSNITNGIGTVISTMTNITITIVTVPFLLFYCFKDGSKFPEALSKFFPSSYRNEGLRIIKDTSETIAAYIQGQVIVALFVGTLALIGYLIIGLDYALVMALIVAVTNIIPYVGPLIGGAPAVIIALFTSPTQALLVILVITVAQQIEGNILSPLILGKRLDTHPATIIILLLVAGNLAGILGMILAVPTYAAVKTIVININRLLKARKAAILNTQIPPIE is encoded by the coding sequence TTGACAAAAAAGAAGTTTCATTATTGGTTATTGCAGATTCTAATTATTGCAGCGATTATTTATCTTTGCACAAAAATAACGTTTTTATTCAAACCAATTGCAGTACTATTTTCCACACTTTTTGTACCAATTATCATTACTGGTTTTTTATACTTTTTACTTAATCCAATCGTTAAATTTTTGCAAAAGTATAAAATTCCTAAGACAATCGCCATTATTATTCTTTATCTTGCGGTGATTGGAATAATTATTTTAGCAATTGGCAGTGTCGTGCCGATGATCAGCAAGCAGGTTAGTGAATTATTTAGCAATATTCCAAAATATGCCGATGATGCAGTTCATTATTTCCAATACTTAAATGACACAAAACAATACAAATGGATTATGAACCAAGAATATGTAAAAATAGAAGATATTACAGAAAACTTAAAAGCCTATGCTCAAACCATCCCAAGCAATATAACTAATGGAATTGGCACAGTCATTAGCACGATGACAAATATCACCATTACCATTGTGACGGTTCCATTTTTACTTTTCTATTGCTTTAAAGATGGAAGCAAATTTCCTGAAGCATTATCTAAATTTTTCCCTTCTTCCTATCGTAATGAGGGGTTAAGAATCATTAAAGATACAAGCGAAACAATCGCTGCTTATATTCAAGGTCAAGTTATTGTGGCATTGTTTGTGGGAACCTTAGCATTAATTGGCTATTTAATAATCGGCCTTGATTACGCGCTTGTTATGGCTCTAATTGTTGCTGTGACAAATATCATTCCGTATGTAGGACCATTAATCGGTGGTGCACCAGCAGTTATTATTGCTCTGTTTACATCACCAACTCAAGCATTGCTTGTTATTCTCGTTATCACCGTTGCCCAACAAATCGAAGGCAATATCCTATCACCGTTAATTCTCGGAAAAAGATTGGATACTCATCCAGCAACGATTATTATCCTCTTATTAGTAGCAGGTAATTTAGCAGGAATTCTGGGAATGATTCTTGCCGTTCCAACATATGCTGCTGTTAAAACGATTGTAATCAATATTAATCGTTTGCTTAAAGCAAGGAAAGCAGCGATATTAAATACTCAGATTCCTCCAATAGAGTAA
- a CDS encoding TVP38/TMEM64 family protein — protein sequence MEEQLSILFVMVEVGGILAPIIFILFHTLRQFLFIPPILVCIAGGVLFGVTLGTIYSVIGLTINCLFFYAIIHRLPKTHRKLSTLKKRWFGEYRNLTLGQITVLRLIPVFHYHLLNFCLLEKRKSLKAYGKSAVLSNIPLAFFYTIFGQFISQFSLTMVVIIMFALAILVYILREKITIIKWREFFKEAHE from the coding sequence ATGGAAGAGCAGTTATCAATTCTATTTGTTATGGTAGAAGTTGGCGGTATATTAGCCCCGATAATATTTATTTTATTTCATACGCTGCGGCAATTTTTATTTATTCCCCCAATACTAGTTTGTATTGCTGGAGGAGTATTGTTTGGAGTAACGCTTGGTACCATCTATTCTGTTATCGGCCTAACGATTAATTGTCTCTTTTTCTATGCAATCATCCATCGCTTGCCAAAAACCCATCGAAAGCTATCTACTCTTAAAAAAAGATGGTTTGGGGAATATCGTAATTTAACACTTGGGCAAATTACCGTCTTGCGGTTAATACCAGTATTTCATTATCATTTATTAAATTTTTGCTTATTAGAAAAAAGAAAAAGTTTAAAAGCGTATGGGAAAAGCGCGGTATTGAGTAATATACCATTGGCGTTTTTTTATACGATCTTCGGTCAGTTTATTAGTCAATTTTCTTTGACAATGGTAGTTATTATCATGTTTGCATTGGCAATTCTTGTTTATATTTTACGGGAAAAAATAACAATTATAAAATGGAGAGAATTTTTTAAAGAAGCTCATGAGTAA
- the rpmI gene encoding 50S ribosomal protein L35 encodes MPKMKTHRGAAKRFKKTGSGKLKRSKAYTSHLFANKSTKQKRKLRKAGLVSKGDFKRIRHLLDNIK; translated from the coding sequence ATGCCAAAAATGAAAACTCACCGCGGAGCTGCTAAACGTTTCAAAAAGACAGGCTCTGGTAAATTAAAACGCTCAAAGGCTTATACTAGTCACTTATTTGCTAACAAATCTACTAAGCAAAAACGTAAACTTCGCAAAGCTGGATTAGTATCCAAAGGCGATTTCAAACGCATTCGTCATTTATTAGACAACATTAAGTAA
- the infC gene encoding translation initiation factor IF-3 — translation MILNEGIRAREVRLIDQNGEQLGIKTKFEALEIATRVNLDVVLVAPNAKPPVARIMDYGKYKFEQQKKEKEARKNQKIINIKEVRLSPTIDEHDFNTKLRNAIKFLEKGDKVKASIRFKGRAITHKEIGQRVLVRFAEACAEVATVESHPKMDGRSMFMTLAPKNDK, via the coding sequence ATGATTTTAAATGAAGGCATTCGTGCTAGAGAAGTTCGTCTTATTGACCAAAATGGAGAACAGCTTGGAATTAAAACGAAATTTGAAGCTCTTGAAATTGCAACACGTGTAAATCTTGATGTCGTTCTTGTTGCTCCAAACGCAAAACCACCAGTAGCTCGTATCATGGACTACGGTAAATACAAGTTTGAACAGCAAAAGAAAGAAAAAGAAGCACGTAAAAATCAAAAAATCATTAATATTAAAGAGGTTCGCCTTAGTCCAACTATAGATGAGCATGACTTTAATACAAAGCTTCGTAATGCTATTAAGTTCCTAGAAAAAGGCGATAAAGTAAAAGCATCCATCCGTTTTAAGGGACGTGCTATTACACATAAGGAAATCGGTCAACGCGTACTTGTTCGTTTTGCAGAAGCTTGTGCAGAAGTTGCCACTGTGGAATCACATCCAAAAATGGACGGTCGAAGCATGTTCATGACTTTAGCGCCTAAAAACGACAAGTAA
- the xylA gene encoding xylose isomerase — protein MEFFPMIKEVKYEGPKTENIFAYRHYNPEEVVLGKTMKEHLRFSMAWWHTLTQDGSDPFGAATNVRSWFGETPMETAKNRVEAGFELMGKMGFEYFCFHDVDIAPEGETLQEFLDNLDVITDLIKEKMDQTGIKLLWNTANMFTNPRFVHGAASSSNAEVFAYSAAQVKKGLEISKKLGGQNYVFWGGREGYESLLNTDLQLEQDNMARLFHMAVDYAKELNHEVQFLIEPKPMEPSKHQYDFDAATTMAFLQKYDLDKHFKLNLEANHATLAGHTFEHEMAVARSYNALGSLDANQGDVMLGWDTDEFPTNIYDTTLAMYQVLENGGIAPGGINFDAKVRRSSFSMEDLVLAHIAGMDTFARGLKSAAKLKEDGFFDKEIERRYKSYTTGIGKSIVEGKEDLKTLAEYALQHDQIENEPNHLEFLKSRLNDYLV, from the coding sequence ATGGAATTTTTTCCAATGATTAAAGAAGTAAAATATGAAGGACCAAAAACAGAAAATATTTTTGCATACCGTCACTACAATCCAGAAGAAGTAGTTTTAGGAAAAACAATGAAAGAACATTTACGATTCAGTATGGCATGGTGGCATACATTAACACAAGATGGATCTGACCCATTTGGTGCAGCGACAAATGTTCGTAGCTGGTTTGGTGAAACACCAATGGAAACAGCTAAAAATAGAGTAGAAGCAGGCTTTGAATTAATGGGAAAAATGGGCTTTGAATACTTCTGCTTCCATGATGTAGATATTGCTCCAGAAGGTGAAACATTACAAGAGTTCTTAGACAATTTAGATGTAATCACAGATTTAATTAAAGAAAAAATGGATCAAACAGGTATTAAATTACTTTGGAATACAGCTAATATGTTTACAAATCCTCGCTTTGTACATGGTGCTGCTTCTTCATCCAATGCAGAAGTATTTGCTTATTCAGCTGCTCAAGTGAAAAAAGGATTAGAAATCAGCAAAAAGCTTGGTGGACAAAACTATGTATTCTGGGGTGGACGTGAAGGCTATGAGTCTCTACTAAACACTGATTTACAATTAGAACAAGACAATATGGCTCGTCTTTTCCATATGGCTGTTGATTATGCGAAAGAATTAAATCATGAAGTTCAATTTTTAATTGAGCCAAAACCAATGGAGCCTTCAAAACACCAATATGACTTTGATGCTGCTACTACAATGGCTTTCTTACAAAAATACGATCTTGATAAACACTTTAAACTAAATCTAGAGGCAAACCATGCTACATTAGCTGGTCATACTTTTGAACATGAAATGGCTGTAGCAAGAAGCTATAATGCGCTAGGTTCTTTAGATGCTAACCAAGGAGATGTTATGCTTGGTTGGGATACAGATGAGTTCCCAACTAATATCTATGATACAACTCTAGCAATGTATCAAGTGCTAGAAAACGGAGGAATTGCTCCTGGTGGTATCAATTTTGATGCAAAAGTACGTCGTTCTTCATTCTCTATGGAAGATTTAGTGCTTGCACATATTGCTGGTATGGATACTTTTGCACGTGGATTAAAATCAGCTGCAAAATTAAAAGAAGATGGCTTCTTTGATAAAGAAATTGAACGTAGATATAAGAGCTATACAACTGGAATTGGTAAATCCATTGTAGAAGGAAAAGAAGATTTAAAAACATTAGCAGAATATGCATTACAACATGATCAAATCGAGAATGAGCCAAATCATCTAGAATTCTTAAAATCTCGTTTGAATGATTATTTAGTATAA
- the xylB gene encoding xylulokinase yields the protein MSYVIGIDLGTSSLKGLLVDKEGKVLVTKSSEYELLTPQPKYSEQNPSVWIEALDTVLKEIIVAFPEAASETEGISFSGQMHSLVLLDGKGEPLRNAILWNDVRTSKQCQDIMDRAGREIIRITKNKALEGFTLPKLLWVKENEPALWEKATDFLLPKDYLGFYLTGNKQMEYSDAAGTLLLNVEEKVWSESIAELFDLPLSIFPKLVESSDKIGVIKKELVEKYGFTNDIAVFSGGADNACAAVGAGIVEEGMGLASIGTSGVFLSYEQDGQQEYEGKVHYFNHAIKDSFYSMGVTLSAGYSLNWFKNTFAADKSYDQLLANIDNVAIGSDGLLFTPYIMGERTPYTDSQIRGSFIGMDARHTLDNFARAVIEGITFSLNDSKILMEENANKQFTRIVSVGGGAKNSDWLQIQADIFNAPVVNLTVEQGPGLGAAMIAAVGLGWFPTMNECVETFVQYKEEFQPIPENVKKYEKVYEIYKGVYAATKETAHKLHALND from the coding sequence ATGTCATATGTAATTGGAATTGATTTAGGAACTAGTTCATTAAAAGGCTTGCTAGTAGATAAGGAAGGGAAGGTTCTTGTAACAAAGAGCTCTGAATATGAACTTTTGACTCCACAGCCGAAGTATAGTGAGCAAAATCCAAGTGTTTGGATCGAAGCACTGGATACCGTGCTAAAAGAAATAATTGTAGCATTTCCAGAAGCAGCATCTGAAACAGAGGGAATTAGCTTTTCCGGACAGATGCATAGCTTGGTTTTATTAGATGGCAAGGGGGAACCATTAAGAAATGCGATTTTATGGAATGATGTAAGAACAAGTAAGCAATGTCAGGATATTATGGATAGAGCGGGACGAGAGATAATTCGTATTACGAAGAACAAAGCGTTAGAAGGATTTACTTTGCCTAAGCTATTATGGGTGAAGGAAAATGAACCTGCGTTATGGGAAAAGGCAACAGATTTTCTTTTACCAAAAGACTATCTAGGCTTTTATTTAACTGGCAATAAGCAAATGGAGTATTCAGATGCTGCAGGAACATTATTGCTAAATGTGGAAGAAAAAGTTTGGAGCGAATCTATTGCTGAATTATTTGATCTGCCTCTATCTATTTTCCCTAAGCTTGTTGAGTCTTCTGATAAAATAGGCGTAATTAAGAAAGAGCTTGTAGAAAAGTATGGCTTTACAAATGATATTGCTGTATTTTCTGGTGGTGCAGACAATGCGTGTGCGGCAGTTGGTGCAGGTATAGTAGAAGAGGGAATGGGCTTAGCTAGTATAGGAACATCCGGTGTTTTCCTTTCCTATGAACAAGACGGACAACAAGAGTATGAAGGAAAAGTTCATTATTTCAATCATGCAATTAAGGACAGCTTTTATTCCATGGGAGTCACATTATCAGCTGGATATAGCTTAAATTGGTTTAAAAATACCTTTGCTGCAGATAAAAGCTATGATCAGCTTCTCGCTAATATAGATAATGTCGCAATCGGTTCAGATGGTTTATTGTTTACTCCTTATATAATGGGAGAGAGAACCCCCTATACTGATAGCCAAATAAGAGGCAGCTTTATTGGAATGGATGCAAGACATACATTAGATAACTTTGCACGCGCTGTTATAGAAGGAATCACTTTTTCATTGAATGATAGTAAGATTCTTATGGAGGAAAATGCAAATAAGCAATTTACACGAATTGTCTCTGTAGGCGGAGGAGCAAAAAACAGCGATTGGCTCCAAATTCAAGCAGATATTTTTAATGCGCCTGTCGTTAATTTGACAGTTGAACAAGGACCGGGATTAGGAGCAGCGATGATTGCTGCAGTTGGATTAGGTTGGTTCCCGACGATGAATGAGTGTGTAGAGACATTTGTTCAGTATAAGGAAGAGTTTCAACCAATTCCTGAGAATGTAAAGAAATACGAAAAGGTATATGAGATTTATAAAGGTGTATACGCAGCAACGAAAGAAACAGCACATAAACTACATGCATTAAACGACTAA
- a CDS encoding ROK family protein, whose amino-acid sequence MVTDKYVIREQNASLVLEQIVQQAPISRASLSSNIGLNKATVSDITKKLLEDKLIEEIGIGESSHSGGRKPILLQLNNKAGLSIAIELGYDFISTMVTYLDGEVVFYNKERGTFITKENVLAQVSNIIEKYEKISNLTTYGIIGIGIAIHGIVNENNISFTPYYDLDKIDLYEELTKLYQYPIHIENEANLTAIGESTFSTEFNHLISLSIHSGIGAGIIIDGQLFTGLDGRAGEVGHSVLYPDGKTCPCGNKGCLEQYCSDKVLLEQFKETKQLSDVTPDLLAELYYANDPSVQELIQQHCYNLSKGINNIMTFFAPKLIYMNSSVIRRIPDILPIINDNLQSSFNKDIVIENSNLGSKASLFGATALNIRNFLNISHLKIINTD is encoded by the coding sequence ATGGTCACAGATAAATATGTAATTAGAGAACAAAATGCTTCTCTTGTATTGGAGCAGATCGTTCAACAAGCTCCCATTTCTCGAGCTAGTCTCTCATCCAATATCGGTTTAAACAAAGCAACCGTTTCTGATATAACAAAGAAATTACTTGAGGATAAACTTATTGAAGAAATCGGCATTGGGGAAAGTAGTCATTCTGGAGGAAGAAAGCCGATTCTTTTGCAACTAAATAATAAAGCAGGTCTTTCTATTGCGATTGAGCTGGGCTATGACTTTATTTCCACAATGGTTACTTATCTAGATGGGGAAGTCGTCTTTTACAATAAAGAAAGAGGTACATTTATTACAAAAGAAAATGTCCTTGCCCAAGTTTCTAATATTATCGAAAAATATGAGAAAATAAGTAATCTGACAACCTATGGCATTATCGGAATTGGAATTGCCATTCATGGAATTGTAAATGAAAATAATATTTCATTTACTCCTTATTATGATTTAGACAAAATTGATCTATATGAAGAATTAACAAAGCTTTACCAATATCCTATCCATATTGAAAATGAAGCAAATTTAACCGCAATAGGGGAGTCCACCTTTTCAACTGAATTTAATCATTTAATCAGTTTGAGTATACACAGTGGGATTGGTGCTGGAATTATTATAGATGGTCAATTATTTACTGGATTAGACGGTAGAGCTGGGGAAGTTGGTCATTCGGTACTTTATCCAGACGGTAAAACCTGTCCATGTGGAAATAAAGGTTGCCTTGAGCAGTATTGCTCAGATAAAGTTCTACTTGAGCAGTTCAAAGAAACAAAGCAATTATCGGATGTTACCCCTGATTTATTGGCTGAACTATATTATGCTAACGATCCATCTGTTCAAGAACTTATTCAACAGCATTGCTATAATCTATCTAAGGGAATAAACAATATTATGACCTTTTTTGCTCCAAAGCTCATATATATGAACAGTTCTGTCATTCGTAGAATTCCTGATATCCTTCCCATAATCAACGATAATCTGCAAAGTTCCTTTAACAAAGACATTGTCATTGAGAATTCAAATCTTGGTTCGAAAGCATCTTTATTCGGCGCTACCGCACTGAACATCCGTAATTTCTTAAATATTTCCCATCTGAAAATTATCAATACGGATTAA
- a CDS encoding DUF1294 domain-containing protein — MIPLLISYLVFINILGYLIMMIDKKRAIKHQFRISERTLWTIAFLFGALGLFIGMKNFRHKTKHGTFKYGLPFLSILEVGIVLYGLNV, encoded by the coding sequence GTGATTCCATTACTAATAAGCTATTTAGTTTTCATCAATATACTTGGTTACTTAATCATGATGATTGATAAAAAAAGAGCGATTAAGCATCAGTTCCGAATAAGTGAGCGGACACTATGGACAATAGCCTTTCTTTTCGGTGCTCTTGGCTTATTCATTGGCATGAAAAATTTTCGTCACAAAACAAAGCATGGAACATTCAAATATGGTTTACCCTTCTTATCTATACTAGAAGTAGGGATTGTACTTTATGGACTAAATGTTTAG